A window of bacterium genomic DNA:
TGATGTGGCTGCTTCGGCTGCGTTTGGCTCCGTCACGCGGTCAGCTTCGCATCATGATCCTGCTGGGACTGATCTACACGGCAATTCCGTTCGTGCTCATCTCGTGGGCGGAAAAACATATTGATTCCGGCATCGCGGGGATTCTCAACGGTTCGATGCCGCTCTTCACCATGCTCATCGCTCATTGGACGCTTCCCGACGATCGCATTACCATCCCCAAGGCCATTGGTCTCATCACGGGGCTTGTCGGATTGGCTCTGCTCGTGATTCGGGATATCCGTCCCGAAGGTTTAGCCGGAAGCTTATGGGGACAATTGGCGGTGGTGGGAGCGGCGATCTGCTATGCCGTCGGCGTGGTGCTCATCCGTTCGCGGCTGAAGGGGATGCACTCCGTGCCGGTCGCGGCGGTCGCGCTCAGTGTGGCGCTGGTGGTTGCTCTGGCCGCCGCGCTGATCGTCGAGCACCCCTTCGCGATTCCCCGCCATCCCCGCACGTGGCTGGCTTGTTCATGGATGGGAATCCTCAGTACCGGGCTGTCGTATCTGGCGGGAGTCTATCTGATCCACGCCTGGGGAGCGACGCGCTCGGCGCTGGTGACGTATCTGTTTCCGGTAACGGCGGTGGCGCTGGGGATCATCTTTTTCGGAGAACGGCCGAGTTGGCAGGAACTGGCGGGAGGAGTGTTGGTGATCGGCGGAATTGCGCTGGTCAACGCGCGTCCGGCGTCGCCCCAGCTGATCGCTCGGGAGCCGAAGACGGCTTCGGATCGGGGGGAGAAATGATGAGATTACCCTGGCCGTCGGCGGTTACTTTGGCGGCGCGGTTCAGCGGCTCGACCTCCGCTTCGGTGTCGTTCACCGCGAGCACCGTTCGTCCGGCCATCTTCTCGCGGATCACGATCATGTTGCCGCTTTCGCCCTGTTCGTGCCGGATACGGGCCACCAGTTCCATGTTCTCCCGCCGTTTCTGATCCATGAGCGCCCGAGTCGGTGGAATGGATTCCAGCAACTTCCGATACAGCTCCATCTGTTCGCCCGAACACTCGCTCATCTCGGCCCGGTGTTCCTTCAGGAAATGCATCAGCATAGCTTGCACGTTGTTGGAGGTTGTCTGCCGCACTACGTCCGGGCCGAACAGCATTTCGAGCCGCATCAGATTCGATTTGGCCCTCTCGATAAACCGCCCGTTCTCTTCCACCCGGTGTAGCAAAAAACTATCCATGCCTACCGAAATGGTGGACAAAATATTGTTCTCGTCGGCGTCAATCCGGCTGAGAATCACCGACCGGCGCGCGGTAATGTTGCTGCCCGACACGGCGTCCGCTTCCACCGTGTCGGCGAAAACGTCCGAGTTACTCACGCGACCCTTGACGACGATCTTTTCCGCCGACACCAACCGCGAGTCCGACACGTCCTGACCGGCATAAATGCTGCTCTGGCTGGTCAGGCTGGCTCCCGTCACCGAACCCTTCACCGTGATATCATCGGTTGCTTCGATCAGCGCTCCGTCCTCGACGTTGCCCGCGACGTACACCTCGCAATCGGTGGTAATGCGGCTGCCCATGCACAGGTCGCCGATCACTTCCACCGTATGACTGGTGGTGACGTCCACGATCTGATTTCCCTCGATCCGCAGGACGGGATTCACTTTGATGGTTACGGACTCGGGAATCTCCTTGATGGCCGTCACCATCCGCACGCGCTTCAAAACCCGGTTCACGACGACCACGCCGTCCATGTCGGCCGTGATTTCGGTTCCGTCAAGTGAAAGGGTCGCGCCGTTTCCGGAGCGCAGCTCGAAGTCAAGTCCCGCGCGGGGCGGAAGCGGCTGACCGAGTACGTTCACTCCCTCGCCGGTTCCCCGCGTCGGCAATCCCTTCTTGCAGAGCAGGTCGCGACCGGACACCTTCCGCATCGAGAAGTAGTCATCGGGACGCGTCGCCTCCTGAGCCATCGGGAAATAGAACTCCAGAGTGGCGTCCTGTCCCAAGTCGGGGAATCGTCCCTGGGCAATGATCAGATCCTTGACCGATCCTTGATTCGACAGGACGTCGGTGATCTTTCCGGAGATCACTTCCTGATTCACCAGTTCCGGTGATATGCCCGCCTTCTGAATGGTCTCCATGATCCGGTCGAGAGTCACCGGGCGGTCGAACTCATCCAGCCAATGCGCATCCAACAGCGCCGTCATATGGGTGTAACGGCTCTGGTCGGCTCCGATGCCGTCCTTGAATCGGACGGTCGGGCGACTCCCCTTCTGAGCTTCGCGGCGGATGCGCACCACCACGTCCACGTACTCGGCCCGTTCGTGCCGCTCGTCAATTCCATCGAACAGCAGCAGTGATTCCGGAACCGTGAACCGTTCCGCGATCCCCCGCTTGATCCGTCGCAGGTGGAACAGGAGTTTCTTCTGATCCACCAGCTCTTCCAGCGGGATGGAGAACCGCACTTTCCAAGCGTCGTAGGAATGTGAAACGACGGTGAAATCTGATATCTGTAGGGTTTCGGTTGCCAAGAGCCGGCCGGGTTGCGAATGGTTATTGTTTCTCGTAGAATGTGTCTCCCTCTTTCGTGCCAATTGCGTGCCGGGGTCACGGGGGATTCTTTTTCCTCCGGGCAGACGGCGAATCCTGACCACGATTCAGAATGGACAAGGATTAATAAGTCTTGATTATATTGATGTTGCGTGGAGACTGGATTCGTAGCCAGCCTGTTCCTGCGGCTGGACACAAATGTCACCTTCAAACTCATTGCTTTTCCCGCCGCCAAGTCCTACATTACCCGCCGAAAGATCACGTCATTAACCCATACAGGACACCTACATGGATTACTTTCTGACCGAAGACCAGATTGAACTGCGAAACCTTGTCCGGCAAATCGCCGAGGAGAAAGTCCGGCCCGTAGCCGCCCAGCATGACCGCGACGGCACCTTCCCCTGGGACATCGTAAAGATCTTTGCCGATGCCGGTCTTTTCAGCGTGGTCGTATCCGAGGAATACGGCGGCATGGGCATGGGCGTCATGGAACTGGTGATCGTGACCGAGGAGCTCTCCAAGGTGTGCGGAGGAATCGCGCTGTCCGTCGCCGCGTCGGCCTTGGGAACGTTCCCGATTCTTATTTCCGCCAATGAAGATCAGAAAAAGCGGTATCTGCCGGATCTGGCCTCCGGGAAGAATCTCGCGGCCTTCTGTCTGACCGAACCGGCGGCCGGTTCCGATGCCGGTTCGATGAAAACCCGTGCCGTCAAGAAGGGCGACGAGTACATACTGAACGGCAGCAAGGTATTCATCACCAACGGCGGAGTGGCCGAAGTCTATACCGTGATCGCCGTCACCGATCCCAACAAGGGTTCACGGGGAACCTCGGCCTTTATCGTGGAGAAGAATTTCCCCGGCTTCGTGGTCGGCAAGCACGAGGACAAGATGGGCATCCGCGCTTCGGCCACCACCGAAATCGTGTTCGACGATTGCCGGGTTCCCGCCCGGAACATGATCGGCAGCGAAGGGCAGGGCTTTGCAGTCGCGATGAAGACGCTCGACAAATCCCGCCCCGGCGTGGCCGCGCAGGCGCTCGGCATTGCGCAGGGAGCCTTCGATCTGGCTCTCGACTATGCCCGCCATCGCGTGCAGTTCGGTCAGCCGATCTCGAACCTGCAGGCCATTCAGTTCATGCTGGCCGACATGGCTACGGCCATCGAAGCGGCCCGCGCCACTGTCTATTGCGCGGCCCGGATGATTGACTCGGGAGCCAAGAACATCTCGCAGCCGTCGGCCATGTGCAAGCTCATCGCCTCCGACACGGCCATGAAGGTGACCACCGACGCGGTGCAGATTTTCGGCGGCTACGGCTACATGCGCGACTATCCCGTCGAGAAATTCATGCGCGACGCCAAGATCACCCAGATCTACGAAGGCACCAACCAGATTCAGCGGCTGGTGATCGCCCACACGCTCATGCACGAAGCGGCCAAGGGCTGAGCGGAACGGATGAAGGCGGAAGGATGAAGCAGACCGTAGCGCCGCACTGCTGTGCGCGAATTTCCGTAGCGCCGCATGGACATGCGCTCAACGAGAGTGTGGTTTCGCACGGCAGCGTGTTGTATAGGTCAATAATCCATTGTGGCCAAAAGATACAGACATGAAAGCACCTCACCTTTCCTTCCGCATTGCCCTGCGCTGGGTGCGAATTCTGCTCGGTTTTTCGGTGTTGGCGCTGGGTTTCATCATGGTGGTGACGCCCGGCCCGGCGATAGTGGTGATCCCGGTCGGCCTCGCCATCCTCGCCACTGAGTACGCCTGGGCCCGCCGCTATCTGAAACGCTTCAAGGAAGGCGGCGAGAAATTGGGTACCATCTTCTTTCACCGACACGGCTCAGCGAAGACAGCGTCACCGACAATGAAAGACAAATAGAACGGCGGGCTCGATAGGGCCCGCCTTACTGTGAAGCTCCAAACGATTCTCAATTTGGAATAACTGGAATTCACTACTCTAGGACTTTGAGATATGAAAAGTTTCGAGACTGAAGGGTAAAGTGGCTTCCGGATGCTCCTAACGAGGCATTGACCGGAAAACTCTCCTTTGATCCAATTCTAGGAGCAACTCTCAAAGTCGTCGGCAGTTTCCAAGAGCTAACATCGCTTCCTCAAGAGTTTGAAGCACCAATAATCCATGGAGTAACTGAACAGCGCAAGTTCACGCTGGCTAATTGCTTTCAGACTGGGTTCCAAATGAGCGTGCCTGGAGTAGTCATCACTAGACTTGTGCCAGGACTAATCCTCGAGGGTTGGCTCTTCGAAAGACTCGAAGACATTCACTTTAATGAACTCTCTTTCGGATTCACCAATCTTGAGGATTGGATTGGGATACGAGCACTCAAGACAACACATGAAGCCGACGAAAGCGGTTTGTTGAAGGGCTATAACATTAGCTTCGTGAAACCGCCCGACATTCTCAT
This region includes:
- a CDS encoding FapA family protein yields the protein MRFSIPLEELVDQKKLLFHLRRIKRGIAERFTVPESLLLFDGIDERHERAEYVDVVVRIRREAQKGSRPTVRFKDGIGADQSRYTHMTALLDAHWLDEFDRPVTLDRIMETIQKAGISPELVNQEVISGKITDVLSNQGSVKDLIIAQGRFPDLGQDATLEFYFPMAQEATRPDDYFSMRKVSGRDLLCKKGLPTRGTGEGVNVLGQPLPPRAGLDFELRSGNGATLSLDGTEITADMDGVVVVNRVLKRVRMVTAIKEIPESVTIKVNPVLRIEGNQIVDVTTSHTVEVIGDLCMGSRITTDCEVYVAGNVEDGALIEATDDITVKGSVTGASLTSQSSIYAGQDVSDSRLVSAEKIVVKGRVSNSDVFADTVEADAVSGSNITARRSVILSRIDADENNILSTISVGMDSFLLHRVEENGRFIERAKSNLMRLEMLFGPDVVRQTTSNNVQAMLMHFLKEHRAEMSECSGEQMELYRKLLESIPPTRALMDQKRRENMELVARIRHEQGESGNMIVIREKMAGRTVLAVNDTEAEVEPLNRAAKVTADGQGNLIISPPDPKPSSAPERSAGATPDAR
- a CDS encoding DMT family transporter, with the translated sequence MDKWKPWAAFLFLGGLAWGTSFLWIKIALEEIGPFTLVAYRVGFGCLTVWILMWLLRLRLAPSRGQLRIMILLGLIYTAIPFVLISWAEKHIDSGIAGILNGSMPLFTMLIAHWTLPDDRITIPKAIGLITGLVGLALLVIRDIRPEGLAGSLWGQLAVVGAAICYAVGVVLIRSRLKGMHSVPVAAVALSVALVVALAAALIVEHPFAIPRHPRTWLACSWMGILSTGLSYLAGVYLIHAWGATRSALVTYLFPVTAVALGIIFFGERPSWQELAGGVLVIGGIALVNARPASPQLIAREPKTASDRGEK
- a CDS encoding PGPGW domain-containing protein, translating into MKAPHLSFRIALRWVRILLGFSVLALGFIMVVTPGPAIVVIPVGLAILATEYAWARRYLKRFKEGGEKLGTIFFHRHGSAKTASPTMKDK
- a CDS encoding acyl-CoA dehydrogenase family protein, whose product is MDYFLTEDQIELRNLVRQIAEEKVRPVAAQHDRDGTFPWDIVKIFADAGLFSVVVSEEYGGMGMGVMELVIVTEELSKVCGGIALSVAASALGTFPILISANEDQKKRYLPDLASGKNLAAFCLTEPAAGSDAGSMKTRAVKKGDEYILNGSKVFITNGGVAEVYTVIAVTDPNKGSRGTSAFIVEKNFPGFVVGKHEDKMGIRASATTEIVFDDCRVPARNMIGSEGQGFAVAMKTLDKSRPGVAAQALGIAQGAFDLALDYARHRVQFGQPISNLQAIQFMLADMATAIEAARATVYCAARMIDSGAKNISQPSAMCKLIASDTAMKVTTDAVQIFGGYGYMRDYPVEKFMRDAKITQIYEGTNQIQRLVIAHTLMHEAAKG